A genomic segment from Juglans regia cultivar Chandler chromosome 14, Walnut 2.0, whole genome shotgun sequence encodes:
- the LOC109013132 gene encoding uncharacterized protein LOC109013132 — protein sequence MSSATTPNTQPISTPENPLVVLNITAQINEKLTSSTFPQWRAQFEALLIGYDLMDYVTGESHCPLSNGTPTSSSRKTHWVRQDKLILSAILASTSSTITPLIATAKTSHEAWKKLNNMHASRSRTRAMQLKEELTLVQRGNRSVPDYLHAVKALADEIALTDHPISDDDLTLYVLNGLGPDFREIAAPIRAREKSLMFEELHDLLVGHENYLRRMEMASQQLVAAANFTARKNGSSGGQQQRTSYKPNGSRNPSFSRSGTQQYKDNRNNNKG from the coding sequence ATGTCTTCCGCAACAACTCCAAACACTCAACCTATTTCTACCCCTGAAAATCCCTTGGTTGTTCTCAACATCACTGCCCAGATTAATGAAAAACTCACCTCCTCCACTTTTCCTCAATGGCGTGCTCAGTTTGAAGCACTGCTTATTGGGTATGATCTGATGGACTATGTTACTGGTGAGTCCCACTGCCCTCTCTCTAATGGCACACCCACGTCTTCCTCTAGGAAAACCCATTGGGTTAGGCAAGACAAACTTATTTTAAGTGCTATTCTAGCATCTACTTCTTCCACCATAACTCCACTCATTGCCacagcaaaaacttctcatgaAGCATGGAAGAAGCTGAACAACATGCATGCTAGCCGTTCGCGTACAAGGGCGATGCAGTTAAAAGAAGAGCTCACCTTGGTTCAACGCGGAAATCGCTCCGTTCCAGATTACCTTCATGCTGTCAAGGCTTTGGCGGATGAAATAGCACTCACAGATCATCCAATTTCGGACGATGATCTCACACTCTATGTCCTCAATGGACTTGGACCCGATTTTAGAGAGATAGCTGCTCCTATTCGGGCAAGAGAGAAATCTCTAATGTTTGAAGAACTTCATGACCTTTTAGTCGGTCATGAGAATTATCTCCGTCGCATGGAGATGGCTTCCCAGCAGCTTGTTGCTGCTGCAAATTTCACGGCTCGAAAAAATGGTTCCTCTGGCGGACAGCAGCAGAGGACATCTTACAAACCAAATGGGTCTCGTAACCCCAGCTTCTCTCGTTCGGGCACACAGCAGTACAAAGACAACCGCAACAACAATAAAGGCTAG
- the LOC109002774 gene encoding beta-glucosidase 12-like, with amino-acid sequence MAMKGYILIGLLVLVSSLANTINAIAITPSYGISTLNRTSFPKGFTFGAGSADYQVEGAAPFHDSKGESMWDYYTHKYPEKIADRSNGDVASEQYHRFKEDFGLLKDMNGDAYRFSLAWTRLIPTGKISDGVNQKGIDHYNEVINDLLAKGLTPYVTLFHWHVPVALDHKYGGFLSDNILEDFKDYADLCFKEFGDRVKHWTTVNEPHMFTNGGYAAGVLAPFRCSSWQNMNCTGGDSATEPYKVAHNLLLAHAVAANLYKTKYQAKQEGVVGITVDLDWMLPYSESEKDRAAALRAIDFRFGWFMDPLTKGRYPLSMRTLVGNRLPMFTAEQSKLVKGSYDFIGLNYYTANYVFDSPENKSLNKSYLTDGLLTKTGERDGVLIGPQAASDWLYVYPSGIYDLLVYTKTKYGDPVIYITENGVNEHNNASIPLKEALVDTHRIDYHYRHLAYVHKAIGEGVKVKGYFAWSFSDTFEWFSGYTIRFGIHFIDFENGLKRHPKLSAQWFKNFLKK; translated from the exons ATGGCGATGAAAGGGTACATACTCATAGgccttcttgttcttgtttcctctCTCGCTAACACCATCAATGCCATTGCTATCACCCCCAGTTACGGCATTTCTACACTTAACAGGACCAGTTTTCCCAAAGGTTTCACTTTTGGTGCAGGATCAGCTGACTATCAG GTTGAAGGTGCAGCGCCGTTTCATGATAGCAAAGGAGAAAGTATGTGGGATTATTACACCCACAAATacccag AGAAAATAGCGGATCGCAGTAATGGAGATGTAGCTAGTGAACAATATCATCGCTTCAAG GAGGACTTTGGTCTTCTGAAGGATATGAATGGAGATGCATACAGATTCTCACTCGCATGGACCAGACTGATACCAA CCGGAAAGATTAGTGATGGCGTGAACCAGAAAGGAATCGACCACTACAACGAGGTCATCAATGATCTCCTAGCCAAAG GTCTTACGCCCTATGTGACACTCTTCCACTGGCACGTCCCAGTAGCCTTAGATCATAAGTATGGCGGTTTCTTAAGTGACAACATTTT GGAAGACTTCAAGGACTACGCAGACCTTTGCTTCAAGGAGTTTGGTGATAGGGTAAAGCATTGGACCACCGTAAACGAGCCTCATATGTTCACCAATGGTGGATATGCAGCAGGGGTTTTAGCACCTTTTAGATGTTCGAGCTGGCAAAACATGAATTGCACTGGTGGGGATTCAGCGACGGAGCCATATAAAGTCGCCCACAATCTGCTTCTTGCTCATGCAGTTGCCGCAAACTTGTATAAGACCAAATATCAG GCAAAGCAAGAAGGTGTTGTAGGGATAACAGTTGATTTGGATTGGATGCTTCCATATTCTGAATCGGAGAAAGATCGTGCTGCCGCGTTACGTGCCATTGATTTTAGATTTGGatg GTTCATGGACCCCTTGACAAAGGGTCGCTATCCCCTCAGCATGCGCACTCTCGTAGGAAACCGATTACCCATGTTCACTGCAGAGCAATCGAAGCTGGTGAAGGGATCATACGACTTTATCGGATTAAACTATTACACTGCCAATTATGTTTTTGATTCACCTGAAAATAAGTCTCTGAACAAAAGCTACTTGACAGATGGTCTTCTTACTAAAACAG GTGAGCGCGACGGGGTCCTCATTGGTCCACAG GCTGCTTCGGATTGGCTCTATGTCTATCCTAGTGGAATTTACGATCTTCTTGTCTACACAAAAACCAAGTACGGTGATCCAGTAATTTACATAACCGAGAATG GAGTCAATGAGCACAATAATGCCTCAATACCTCTTAAGGAAGCTCTTGTGGACACCCACAGAATTGATTATCATTATAGGCACCTTGCGTATGTTCATAAGGCTATTGG GGAGGGCGTGAAAGTTAAAGGATACTTTGCTTGGTCATTCTCGGACACCTTTGAATGGTTTTCTGGTTATACGATTCGGTTTGGCATCCACTTTATCGACTTTGAGAACGGATTGAAAAGACACCCTAAACTTTCAGcacaatggttcaagaatttccTCAAGAAATAG